A genomic region of Acidobacteriota bacterium contains the following coding sequences:
- a CDS encoding diguanylate cyclase, with protein sequence MSPRGKQSLPEALALVLAARIQDPEVLGAVSQIAADEKWIFVPLREAIDVDEYPWDALIVDARKSPEDAMELCASIKDDPHRRDRYVIVAAAAEDVERRVKSLDRGADDVVSIPIRERELVSRLRIAARAIELRRTLLLTNTRLERLASSDALTQLHNHATIHSLLAGTFSIVKEARGRVSIALVDIDHFKRINDTLGHLAGDRVIETLSTVLANAVGTRDSVARFGGEEFAVLMPDSTVDDAVSTAHTIRAAIEAHFRDQPELPDVTVSIGVANYPQTAFTSAEEMFDAADMALYRAKDAGRNTIRVERRTSPREKHLVIATRKRRRERQLGIPPKVEKIVDYDGDDTISSRAGLPSFLRETDDESDRIEN encoded by the coding sequence ATGTCCCCCCGCGGCAAGCAGTCCCTGCCCGAAGCCCTGGCGCTCGTCCTCGCCGCGAGAATTCAGGATCCGGAAGTGCTGGGAGCGGTCTCGCAGATTGCGGCCGACGAGAAATGGATTTTCGTCCCGTTACGCGAGGCGATCGACGTCGACGAATACCCGTGGGACGCTCTGATCGTCGATGCCCGAAAGAGCCCCGAGGACGCAATGGAGCTCTGCGCCTCGATCAAGGACGATCCGCATCGCCGGGACCGTTACGTGATCGTCGCCGCGGCGGCAGAAGATGTCGAGCGGCGAGTCAAATCTCTCGATCGCGGTGCCGACGACGTCGTCTCGATCCCGATCCGGGAACGCGAGCTCGTCTCGCGACTGAGAATTGCCGCGAGAGCCATCGAGCTGAGACGAACGCTCCTTCTGACTAATACGCGGCTCGAGCGGCTCGCGAGCTCCGACGCGCTCACGCAGCTGCACAATCACGCCACGATCCATTCGCTGCTCGCCGGGACATTCTCGATAGTAAAGGAAGCTCGTGGCCGCGTTTCGATTGCGCTGGTCGACATCGATCACTTCAAAAGGATCAACGACACGCTCGGCCATCTCGCCGGCGACCGGGTCATCGAAACGCTTTCCACGGTTCTGGCGAACGCGGTCGGGACCAGAGACTCGGTGGCGAGGTTCGGTGGCGAAGAGTTCGCCGTTCTGATGCCCGACTCGACCGTCGATGACGCCGTATCCACCGCCCACACCATCCGGGCAGCCATTGAAGCACACTTCCGGGACCAGCCCGAGCTCCCCGACGTCACCGTGAGCATCGGGGTCGCAAACTATCCGCAGACCGCATTCACGAGTGCAGAGGAGATGTTCGACGCCGCCGACATGGCGCTCTATCGCGCAAAGGACGCCGGCAGGAACACGATTCGAGTCGAGCGTCGCACGTCACCGCGCGAGAAGCATCTGGTCATCGCCACGCGCAAGAGGCGACGTGAACGCCAGCTCGGAATCCCCCCGAAAGTCGAAAAGATCGTCGATTACGACGGCGACGACACAATCTCCTCGCGTGCAGGCCTCCCGAGTTTCCTTCGGGAAACGGACGACGAAAGCGACCGGATCGAAAATTAG
- the murJ gene encoding murein biosynthesis integral membrane protein MurJ, with protein MQASRVSFGKRTTKATGSKISQTESGPVLDRGPDAAEPGTPQKPPAAHAALVGAGILISRVFGFARESVMAFYLGASGPADAFRAALRIPNFLQNLLGEGVLSASFIPVYAKLIAEKDEKAAGRVAGIIFSLLVVVVGVLVIAGMLLAEPLVDLIAGGFSGVRREMTISLTRILFPGVGLLVLSAWCLGILNSHRMFFLSYVAPTILNLVMIGTLIYFGARIQGYSLVTALAWGTVVGMFLQFAVQVPFVYRYAPTLRYGLDAAFEPVREIIRNFVPVVLGRGVVQVSAFIDMAIVSLLAAGTMATLGYAQVLYLLPVSLFGMSVAASELPKMSSVLAPDAEAREILRERLHAGLRQIAFFIAPSAMAFVFIGDVLVAAIYERGRFTSGDTRLVWYILITISIGLLAATFSRLLSSTYYAMRDTRTPLRYAIVRITVSAALAYLFAIPLRPLIVELFRTTGIPIPAVTNPTNALGLIGIAIGGTVGGWVEYFLLKRTLTRRIGKFSEEPSFLMKLWSAALGAGIVASLAARPAAEWVRSIITGRFGINHIAGGAVAALIFGLAYLTFAALLRIPETRKLLRRIPLLRRWA; from the coding sequence GTGCAGGCCTCCCGAGTTTCCTTCGGGAAACGGACGACGAAAGCGACCGGATCGAAAATTAGCCAGACCGAATCAGGCCCGGTTCTCGACAGGGGTCCGGACGCGGCCGAGCCCGGGACCCCGCAGAAACCCCCTGCGGCGCACGCTGCGCTCGTGGGTGCCGGAATCCTCATCTCCCGCGTGTTCGGCTTCGCTCGCGAGAGCGTCATGGCCTTCTATCTCGGGGCCAGCGGACCCGCCGACGCCTTCCGCGCCGCGCTCAGAATCCCCAACTTCCTCCAGAATCTCCTCGGTGAGGGCGTCCTCTCGGCATCCTTCATCCCGGTCTACGCAAAACTGATCGCAGAAAAGGACGAGAAAGCCGCCGGACGCGTTGCCGGCATCATCTTCAGCCTTCTCGTCGTCGTGGTCGGTGTACTCGTGATCGCCGGGATGCTGCTTGCCGAGCCGCTCGTCGATCTGATCGCGGGCGGCTTTTCGGGTGTGAGACGTGAGATGACGATCTCACTCACGAGAATTCTCTTTCCGGGCGTCGGACTCCTCGTCCTCTCGGCGTGGTGCCTCGGGATCCTCAACAGCCACCGGATGTTTTTCCTCTCCTACGTCGCCCCGACGATTCTCAACCTCGTGATGATCGGTACGCTCATCTATTTCGGGGCGAGGATCCAGGGATATTCGCTCGTGACGGCGCTCGCCTGGGGAACGGTCGTCGGAATGTTTCTCCAGTTCGCCGTACAGGTTCCGTTCGTCTACCGTTATGCGCCGACACTCCGATACGGACTCGACGCCGCTTTCGAGCCCGTCAGGGAGATCATCCGCAATTTCGTGCCGGTGGTTCTCGGCCGGGGCGTCGTCCAGGTCTCTGCATTCATCGACATGGCCATCGTCAGCCTTCTCGCGGCAGGAACGATGGCGACGCTCGGATACGCACAGGTCCTCTACCTGCTCCCCGTGTCGCTGTTCGGCATGTCGGTCGCCGCATCGGAGCTGCCGAAGATGTCCAGCGTCCTGGCGCCGGACGCGGAAGCGAGAGAGATCCTTCGCGAGCGCCTTCATGCAGGACTTCGACAGATCGCCTTCTTCATCGCTCCGTCCGCGATGGCCTTCGTATTCATCGGCGATGTACTCGTCGCAGCGATTTACGAAAGGGGGCGATTCACTTCCGGCGACACTCGGCTGGTCTGGTACATCCTGATCACGATCTCGATCGGGCTTCTCGCGGCGACGTTCTCCCGGCTTCTCTCGTCGACCTACTATGCGATGCGCGACACGAGGACGCCGCTTCGATACGCGATCGTCCGGATCACGGTGAGTGCGGCGCTCGCGTACCTCTTCGCAATTCCACTCCGCCCCCTGATCGTCGAGCTCTTCCGGACGACCGGCATCCCGATTCCGGCGGTCACGAACCCGACGAATGCGCTCGGGCTCATCGGCATTGCGATCGGTGGAACCGTCGGTGGCTGGGTCGAGTACTTCCTTCTGAAGCGGACTCTCACCCGAAGGATAGGGAAGTTCAGCGAAGAACCGTCCTTTCTCATGAAGCTCTGGTCCGCCGCCCTCGGCGCGGGAATCGTCGCATCACTGGCGGCGAGACCCGCAGCGGAGTGGGTACGCTCGATCATCACCGGCCGGTTCGGGATCAATCACATCGCCGGCGGCGCGGTCGCCGCACTCATTTTCGGGCTCGCCTACCTCACCTTCGCCGCTCTGCTCCGGATCCCCGAGACCCGGAAGCTGCTGCGCCGGATTCCGCTGCTCAGGCGATGGGCATGA